In the Necator americanus strain Aroian chromosome X, whole genome shotgun sequence genome, CAGGTTACAAAGAAACACATCAAAGAAAAGGAGATAGTTCGCTAACCTGCTTATGCTGTAGCAGATATTCCAAATGAAATAGGCACGGACGAGTGGCTACACCACGTGACGTGCACCCGTGATCGAAACTGGTTCAGATGTGATTCATCAGTCGGTgaatcaatccacttgtgGCAGCATTAACTGAGGAGGAAAAGACTTACAGTTACTTCCAACGGGATGGCGTAATACATTCACCGCCATTCACACAATCTTCTCTCCTGACAGAGTTGTTAGAAGAGGTCAGTCTGATCTCGGCCTTAGCTGGCCACCTGGGTCACCTGATTTCCCAGTGTGCGATTACTTTTTGTCGGGAACCCCCTAGGCTAAGGTGTATCGCAGCAACCTATATAGTTTTCAAGAAGTCCAGGAGAACATCTCTGATGGGACTGCAGCGTCGATCTGCCAACCGCAACTTGCTGACTAGGGCTAAAAGGTAAGGGGTGAATGGTGGCCATTTTCAACATCTCATATAAGCAACCACGATTCTTCCTCACTAGAAGGATCACAGCcagttagtcgcgaggctacgtggagcgtccccgggtggcggatagggggctaatcgcgaaccaaaagcgaccttgtgcttgcccagagacgcgggtggattcaggggaccactccctgtttctgctgagccaggactgactcatgacatccttgtatcccgcacgtcggtccggccaaaagcctgcaatcaagtgactgggaggtgcaagggaggcggtttggagtcgcctccaacaaataagctccacatgtccactccgggagaacggaagttctcccaaaactcatgggactagaagcttgcaacctgcccacgagttttagaatttttatgcaaaacacagttaTTGGAAAGGGTCTCCTGATtctggaggaaagcctggtacggtagcgccaggtaggacggggttgtaGGAGTCATGCAgactaccgaaacggaaaaggactaggatggcgatctgtgcttataacgcacgtacgcttgcatcggaagcggccatcgaagatctgataatgcaagccaagaagatcaagtacgacgtcatcggactgaccgagacgagacgacgtcaccctctcaacgccgtatatgaaactggagaagaactgttctaaggaacatgcgacagtagaggtgttggtggagttggcgtcctcgtcaacacgagtatggcaaagaacatcgactctttcgaataacttacgacccgaatcggaagtctgcggatgagaagatgtggtccaacaccagctttgactatcttcgtcgcttacgctccagcATCGAGCTACGAAGAACATGTCCaagttttctatatggacctggagaagttctaccaaaaAGGTCATGCCTTTTACAACTttataattggcgatttcaacgacAAAATTGGCGATTTTAACGCTAAAATTGGCTCCAGatgaacgcctgaggaacttcacatcgggacccatgGCCTACATTGGTACGaacagggagagaggctctctgAGTTCATCAttacgactaagaccatccatgggaactcgcaattccaaaaGCGCTCCTCTCTACGTTCGACGTAGGAGTCACTCGGTGGAGGGTacagtaatgaaatagaccacatcatcgtcagcaaaaggttctgcctgacggacgtcgctgttgtgccgAAGTTTCATACGgcatcggaccatcgcctccttcgGCGATCTTCATTTACgcggagagaagagaaacccGAGAAGTTCAAagagcgaaatcccagaactattattaactgggatctcttcgctacgttagccggcttctGGGAacattccgcaatggacaacatcgacgaggaatagcatcggctcgttgaacaccttcacgactgcaggAAGAAGGATGAGAGTTTTCAAACCACGAacagacgcctgtctcttgaaactcttgagctgatacgccagcgtggagcagcacgagcagCAGAGAActaagaactcacgtccgagctcgcaaggcatTGCAGAGAatgataaaggaagaccttaaagagagaagaacagaaatgctggctgaagctgcagaggcgggtaAAAGCATCCCCTATGCCCGTCGAggcttcgccagtcgcaaggcAAGGATGAGTGCTCTCCAGAACCCGAAGAGAACAATCATTGCATccagaaggggaatggagaaaatcatctacggcttctactctgatctcttcgacaaccATGTCCATTTGCCacctcaccatctgagagaAGATGGACattcattccagaggttctcccgtccgaagtacgacatgctatcatgtagGTAAGAAATTGCACGGCAACCAGTCTCGACAGAATa is a window encoding:
- a CDS encoding hypothetical protein (NECATOR_CHRX.G22915.T1), with protein sequence MIKEDLKERRTEMLAEAAEAGKSIPYARRGFASRKARMSALQNPKRTIIASRRGMEKIIYGFYSDLFDNHVHLPPHHLREDGHSFQRFSRPKYDMLSCR
- a CDS encoding hypothetical protein (NECATOR_CHRX.G22914.T1), with product MAICAYNARTLASEAAIEDLIMQAKKIKYDVIGLTETRRRHPLNAESLGGGYSNEIDHIIVSKRFCLTDVAVVPKFHTASDHRLLRRSSFTRREEKPEKFKERNPRTIINWDLFATLAGFWEHSAMDNIDEE
- a CDS encoding hypothetical protein (NECATOR_CHRX.G22913.T1), whose product is MGPDVKFLRRSSGANFSVKIANFVVEIANYKVVKGMTFLVELLQVHIENLDMFFVARCWSVSDEDSQSWCWTTSSHPQTSDSGRKLFERVDVLCHTRVDEDANSTNTSTVACSLEQFFSSFIYGVERVTSSRLGQSDDVVLDLLGLHYQIFDGRFRCKRTCVISTDRHPSPFPFR